CGACGTGTCCGTGGTCTCCGTCACCCCCTGCAGCCTGGGCGGGTCTGGGATGGTGTCTTCCCCGCTGAGGCCGGGACACCGGCACCGCCACCGCCTCTGCAGCTCCGCGCACGGGGTCTGCAGGTGCTTGCAGGGATGGTAATCACAGGGGACGTCCTGGTGAGGCGTTcccacctcctccttcctcccctcctcctcctcactgtaGTCGTCCAGCAGCAAGACTGGAATCTCGCCCTCGGAAGGACTCGGGTTGGGGGCTTGGGGTGTGGCGTGTGTCCTCTGGCCGGGCTGAGGCGAGCTTATGAGGTTCCACGAGGTAGGGAAGGGGCCCAGGAGCTTGCTGGCCAGTGGGGTGGAGGCAGCTGAGATATCAGGCTCAAGGGCAAGCCCGGGGGCATGTTCTCCTCGGTGCTGGGTCCTGGTGGTGCTGGCAGCCCTGGGGAAAACGCTGGAGTTGCTGTGACCTGCTACAGAGTTGGTCGTGGAGGGGGCAGTCCCCTCCCGTGCATCGCTGTGCGGCCATGCAGCTAGCGTGCGAGCGCCCACGTTACGGGCCTTGGAGACACTCTGCTGGTCTCCCGCAGGCCGGGTGGCGGGGGCTGCGCTGGGCGCGACGGTGGGACCCTGTGCGTAGGTGGAGCGGTTGAAGCAGGGTGGGTGTGAAGCCCGGAGAGTGGTGCTTTGGTCGGACTGGCACACTCCAGGCAGCTGGGAGAGTGACAGGGAGAGTgacagggaggctgagaaggggccGCTGGATCCCGCCGCTGGCGCGCACACAGTGTCTGCTGCCCTGAAGGGGAGGCCAACCAGTTAGAAGACGTCTGGCTTCAGGGACACTTCTGGGCAGAGCTTTGAATCCTCATTGCCGACGTCACCCCCTGCCAAGCCCATCAACGCGTCTCTGCCAGGCATCCCAGGGCACATATGCCGCGCACATCACCTTATTGATTCTGGGGAAACCTTTGGAGGAAGCTCCTGTCCTCACTCCCATTGGGCAAAGAAGCAAACAGAAGTTTAGAAGGAGGAACTAATTGCCCAAGACACCATAGTTAGCAATGGCAGAGCCTATCCCAGGGCAAGCACTGTGAGGAGTCCAGATTCTCTGAGTGTCATTTGCCATTTTGCTCTCACCTGTCTGCTTCCTGGCAAGAAAGCACTAGTAATAAAAACCATACTGGGGCCGgtgcgatggctcaagcctgtaatctcagcactttgggaggctgaggcgggcggatcacaaggtcgggaggtcaagaccatcctggctaacacggtgaaaccccctctctactaaaaatacaaaaattagctgggcatggtggcgggtgtctgtcatcccagctactcaggaggctgaggcaggagaatcacttgaacctgggaggcagaggttgcagtgagctgagattgcaccactgcactccagcctgggcaacagagggagactctgtctcaaaaaaaaaaaacaaaacaacaaaactcatACTAGCTACCATTTCTGAGTGCTTCCGTGTGCTAGGGGCTATTCTTCACACTCCAATGTGTCAACTAATTTAGTCTGCACTACTTATGCAGTAGACTCtattaccccattttatagatgagagggTAGAGGCCGAAGTAACTCAGGTGAAATAGCTCAGCTCAAATCAACAGTAGTTAagtaggccaggtacagtggctcatgcctggagtcccagcactttgggaggcccaggtaggaggatcacttgaggccaggagttggagaccagcctggtcaacatagtgagaccttgtctctaccaaaacaaacaaaacaaaacaagcaaaaacttagccaggtatggtggcacatgcctgtggtcccagctacttgggaggatgaggcaggaggattgcttgagcccaggagtctgaggctgcagtgagccatgatcatgccactgcactccagcttggatgacagagaaagaccctgtctctaaaataaataaaatagtaggaTGAAGCTGGActctctggctccagagcctgtacTCTTAGCTTCATCGTTAATACCGTGATGAGACCCTTAACTGCAAAGGGCCCAGGTGCTTCTCTTTGGAGGGAatgtggggttggggggcagaCTGAGCCCCACTTCACAGCTGGGCTTGGGTGGGAGATGAGAAAAgaatcttggccgggcatggttgttcatgcctgtaatcccaactctttgggaggcccagatgggaggatcacttgagtccaggagtttgagcccagcctggataacatgatgagactccatctctacaaaaagataaaaaaaaaattagccgggtgtggtggcttgcacctgtggtcccagctcctctagaagctgaggtaggatgatcgctgagcccaggaggttgaggctgtaatgagacatgatcgcaccactgcactccagcctgggcaacagagaaagaccctgtctccaaacaaataaacaaaaagaatccTGCAGAATGGTGGTGAGGAGGGGTTGCCTCCCAAGGTATAGTGTTTACTTGGTGGAACTGGTTTGAAAGTGCTCAGGACTGGGGGTGTTCCCAGCCCCCCAGCTCCCACTGTCTCCTGGTGGCCAGCCTAAATGTAGCTCCCCACTGCAAAAACAGCTCTTTCTAGCCAATAGCCTTCATAGGAATTTCCCAGGAGAGCTCTGTAAGCCCATGGGCCTAGGACTGGATAACCCGGGAGCAGGAGGCCAGGCTCCATCTTGAAGATTCAGTAGAACCCAGTGGTTAAGCCagactacacttcccagcctcccttgcaggtAGGTGTGGCTCCTGGCTAGTGAATGTGAGTGCAAGTGAGGAGTAACACCTCCCAGCCTGGCTCACTGAAAACCTCCAGGTCTGCTCCTCCATGCTTTTTGCCCCTTCTGGCTGGCTGGAATGGAGGCAGCTTCCATCACCTGGATCCCTGAGTATGACTACATGGGGAAGGCTGCCCAGCCCAACATGGCCAAAGTGCCAAGCATGGTCACGTGAGCAAGACATAAGCTGAAGAACTTCAGCTCCTGAAGGCTGACCCTCGCCCCTCAGCCATCTGCTTTGTAAATGTGTTACCTGCTTAGGACAGTTCTCTTTGCATCCGTGAGGAGCCAAGACAAGTCACAACTGCAAGTGAGGGGGTTGCCAAAGAGGTTGATCAATAGGACCTGGGAGGAATCCAAGGTCCAAGGAGGGAAGGAACTCAAGTTGCAGctgaaatacaaacaaaaaaattaattaagtcAGGTTTTTACAATTGGATCAAAGATATTCCAGAGAGGCCTGGTGTCAGAACCATGCCCACGGTAGCAGAAGCATTCTGATAGGGGTTGCAGAATACTGCTTTGGGCAAAACTCTTAATGACCTCGAACTTCATTTTTTGTCCTCTGCTGTAAAACGGAGATACCAACCTAACAGGAAATATTATGCTTCATATCAACTGGGGACAATATTCCCATGACTGATCGTTGTATCAAAAGGAATgtgtgttggctgggcacggtggctcacacctgtaatcccagcactttgggaggccaaggcaggtggattatttgaggttaggagttcgagaccagcctggccaacacggtgaaactctgtctctactaaaaatacaaaaattagccaggcgttagtggtgcacctgtaatccccgctacttgggaggctgaggcagaagaatcacttgagcctgggaggcagaggttgcggtgagccaagatcacaccactactcTCCAGGATAGgcacaagagtgagaccctgtctcaaaaaataaaacaaaacaaacaacaacaaccaaaaaaacacaaaaaacaaaaagagtgcATGATGATAAAAGTGTTTGTAAATGCAAATCTCTACATACAAGTAGATATTGTTATTATGGACCAGTGTTATTGCACTATGGCTGGTGACACTCAACGCCAGTCCTTTGGAAGATGCCTCATTTCAGTGCATCAGTGAACTCTTGCTAAGTAGAGAATATCCCCCAAActtagtaacttaaaaaaaaatttattcctttGCATGATTCTGTGGGTTGGCTCAGTGGTTCTTGTGGTCTGGATTAGCTCAGCTGGGGCCAGACGATCTGGGATGGCCTCATGTGTAAGGCTCAACCGGGTGTGCTGGGACTTCTCTCCATGTGTCTGTCATCACCCAGGAGGCTAGCCTGGGCTTATTCACATGGTAGTGGAGGGGTCCCCAATAGCAGGAGAGGGCAGGCCCCGGTGCTTAATTGCTTTCTAGTTTCTGCTTACATCACATTTGCTAATGTCCCACTGGCCCAAGCAAATCACAAGGCCAAGCCCAGCTTCAAGAGGTGGAGCAATAGACTCCTTGAAATATGGGGcctggtgcgatggctcatgcctgtaatcctagccctttgggaggccaaggtgggaggatcacttgaggccaggagtttcagactagcctgggcaacacagcaagacaccgtctctacaaaaaaaatgtaacaactggccaggcatggtggagtacacctgtggtcccagctacttgggaggctgagatgggaggatcgcttgagttagaggttacagtgagccatgattgtgccactgcactccaacctggggagCAGAACTAGGCCTTGACTCtaaacaatttaaattaaaaatatatatataagaggAGCTGCAATCATGTTGCAAAGAGTTGTGCCTACAGGGATGGGGGGAATTACTGAGGCCATTTTTGCATAGAGTCTCCCACACCTAACAACGGCAGATCTGCTCCTggctcccttctctttcttccccagcGTCTCACAGAGTGTTTGGCCTTGACTTTCTCTACTCCCTAGTCTCCTGGACCTCCCAGATTTTGCCTCATTTATATGTACTCAGTAATAATTCATCATGGGCAATGGGAGCTGCATTTTACATTCAAGTCTCTTCTGACCAAAGGCTGGCTTTCCTCAGTCTGCCTGGGAACCTGCCTTCTACTACTCTAGAGAAGATGCTGTTGTTTTGGGAAACGAAGGACATGTCACCCAGATCTGCTCTATCACTTCTGGCCAGTGGGAAAGTGACAGTCACCTCTGGAACACCAGATTTATGTATGTGCCATTTATAGTAAAACTTAAGCCATATGTGCATATacaagtgtatatatgtatatatgcgtgtATGCTTGTTTTTGCAGATTTTACGTAGCTAGAATGGAAATGTTAGAATGAGAGTTCGAtcagtatttttttgtgtgtgtggaaaggaaatgcttttgtttttccctgaagtgagaaaggaagaggattacattttttttctttgagtaacACCACTGAGTCCTTTACTTACATTGTCTCATTAACATCATTATGACAACTTAGTGAGGTAGACAGCATGTTACATGTTCTACatgtaaagaaaattattcttaCGGGAAAAGGTACAATTCTCTTTGGTGGTTCTTTCTGCCACCCAATGCCACCTACACGTGATAAAGTCCCACATGCTGAGGAAGGAGAGAGCCTGGCTGGTTCCTGATGCGTGTCACATTTGGGTATTCTCTACTTCTGATAGGGCTCTAGTGTGGAAGAAGTTTCCATTTGCTCTCCTAAATAATTTCTATTGGAGAATTGTTAATAGAAATTGCAGATATTTCCATGTCACTTTCTAGTTGTTCCATGTCATTTACaatcattaaaatgataaaagttatTAGACTTACTGGTAGATTTTGTCACTTAACGTgttaaagaaacacacacacacacactcacacaaacacacacacacacacacagacacacaccactatTCTGATAAGAGTGGACcatggctgggagcggtggctcattcccgtactcccagcactttgggaagccgaggcaggcggatcacgaggtcaggagatcgagaccatcctggccaacatggtgaaaccctgtctctactaaaaatacaaaaaaaaaaaaaaaaaatagctgggtgtggtggtgcgtacctgtagtcccaactacctgggaggctgaggcaggagaatcacttgaacctgggaagtgaaggttgcagtgagctgagatagcaccactgcactccagcctggtgacagagcaagactccatctcaaaaaaaaaaaaaaaaaaaaaaaaagggtggacCCACAGGCTTCACCAGACTGTCAAAACAGCccataatataaatgaaaataagaccTCCCTGCTCTAAAATGGGGCCTGTGAAGATGGAAACATCTATCAGAAGGCAGTAAGGAAGATGGGAGATGAAGAGGACTTGATCTAGAGTTGCCTTAAAGGGTCGAAGGGAAGCGGGCTGGCACAGGAGCTGTTGGGGATGGAAATGAAACGAGTCCTGGGGACTTGACTCCTGCAATGACTCTTCCACCCCTTTCACCTGGCTTCCTTGGGAATGAATGTCGCTGATGTCCCACATTTTGCCAAATCCCGTGGTCACCCCATTCTCAGCTGACTAGGGCTCCTGATGGTTTTGTCaaccactccctccctccttaaGCACTCTCTTCTCTTGCATCCGGGACATCATATTCTCCTGGTTTTTCTGCTACTCCACTGGTCATACCTTCTTGGTCTCCTTTCCTGGTTCTTCTTCATCCCGATGTTAAAAGTTGGGGTTCTTCAAGGCTCAGTTCTGGGCCCTCATCTCTCTGTACTGTCTCTCTGGTGATCTCATGAATTCCTTTGGCTTCAGAGATCATCTTTATACTCCCAAATTTATACCTCTGGCTCAGACTCTCCTCCTCCAAGCTTCAGTCTGATGCAGCATTGTGTTGAAGGTGTCAGATGTGGAGCCAAACTGCCTGGGCTCAAATTCTGATTCTGCTATTTATTAGCTATGTGAACTGGGGAAAGGTATTTAATATCTCtgtctcagttttttcatctgtgaaatgggaataatgactGAATCCTCCCTATCTGGATTGCTGCAAGAGTAAATACTTCAATATATGCTTAGAACTATGCCTGGCACAGTACAAGAGGTTCTTGTTATTATTACTGAACATTTCCCCTGGATGCCTCATAGATCTTTACTATCCAGCAGGCAATTAGATACATGATTCTGGGGCTCATCAGAAGGCCTTGGCTGCAGATACTCAACTAAACATCTTCAGCACAGGGATGGAGGGGGACGCATTAGGCTTGAGTGAAGGGAATGGTGCTGGAGTAGTGCATAGGGTGACAAGTGACCTTCAAGAAAGTTATAAGTGGAAATAGGCAAGGACATTAAGAAGGCCTAGCCAGGAAGGCTGGAGAAGCACCAGGGCAACATCCTGGGGCCAAAGAGACAGAGAATGTCAAGAGGGAGGAAATAAACAATAGGCTCCACAGACATAAGTGTCCACTGACTTGGCAGCTGATGTGGATGGTCAGATTGCAGTGAATTGACAAGTAGAGGGATAAGAGGAAGTGGTCATCACTTCTGAACCTGGAACACTTGCTCTTCTTGGGCCTGGATGGCCTTTCTCTTCTGACATTCACCCGGTGAGCTTGGACTTGCCTTTTGAGACATGGACCAATTATGCTGTTCCGGAAGAAGCCTCTCTGATCCAGTCTGATGGATCATTACCCCCACCTGCCTTATAACACAGCACATGGCATGTGTCTCTGCTATGGAGCGTGATGTGTTATGATAAATGGCACATATCTGCTACCTATACTGAACTGTGAGCTCCCTGAAAGCAGTGGCCATGTTGTCAATGTCACCATCACCGAAGTCATCATGACCATCAATATCATTATCTTTATTAGTATCACCACCACTATCACATCACCATTGCCACTGTCAGTGTTCTCACCaccactatttttttgttttgtattgattttgagacagagtttcattcgtattgcccaggctggagtgcaatggcgcaatctcagctcactgcaacctccgcttcccaggatcaagcaattctcctgcctcagcctcccaagtagctgggactacaggcacgtgccaccatgcctggctaattttgtatttcttttagtagagatggggtttcaccatgttagccaggctggtctcgaactgctgacctcaggtgattcacccacctcggcctcccaaagtgctgggattacaggcatgagccatcgtgcctggcctcacCACCACTATTATATCATACAATCATCACTATCCTCAGCATTATAATTAGCACCATCACCCATCATCATCGCCATCACCATCACTGACATCACCATCAGCATCtccattatcaccaccaccatcatcttcGCTAATTTTAGAGGACAaataccatatgccaggcactgagctaagtgCTCTACATAAATCATATACTTTTTTCTCATGAAAAGCCCCAAAGTGAACTTTTATTATCAtagctctattttacagataaagaaactactTGATATTTGTATCCTGGCACTTTACACAGTTCTTAGGTTTTTATCGAGCTCAAAGGAGTCTGAGCCAGAGATAAAGCATTTCCCCTCACAACATCATGGGCTCAATAGCTATTGATtgaataaaggaaagaatgagtgaatggtTCTGCCTTTGCTTTGAAAACTTGTTCATCCTTTTAGAAGAATAATTCCATCTTTAGTGACTGCACTGTGTAAAAGAGGACTAACAGGGCCTGCCCATAGACTTCCAAGGCATTTTCTAACAATATCGATACTTTCATCCCTAGACCCACTCAAATTCTGGAAGAGACTGAACTTGCATGACATGTGGGGAAGAAAGCAGATCCAGACAGAGAGGAGACCTGAGGTCCTCCTCACCTCTTCCCGCTGTAAATGTCTAAGTCTGggcttaaaataaactttaaaggcATAGGAGTTTGGCATTCTAATGCTACTCTGAACCGGACTGAGTTGCAAGGCTAGATGGCTGGGTGGACTATCTGGGACCTACCCAAGATATCACCCAAAGGGTGGGGGAAAACAAAGCCCCCAGAGAGGATTTGGAAGAGTAGTGGGAGAAAAATTAAGGTCTGGTTTGttctataaaattcaacatagcGTAATGGGCAAAAATCAGTCATGTGACGAAGATGTGCCTCAGAAGCACTTACTTCTGGAACAGAAGGACCTGTAGACGTGGAGTATCTTGAAAGATGTGTGTGGCGACAGAAGCAAGTGCTGGGGAGTCCTGACAGTCCAGCTGCTGCAGGTTGGGGGTCATCTTGAAGATGTCCCCCTCCAGGGTCGTCAGCCGAGGCATCTTCCTCAGGTAGAGGGATGTGAGCTTCGGCAGGTCTCTGATCCACCCCGACTCAACTGAAACACAGAAGGGAAACTGCCAACTACTGCAGAACGCACAAACCCAGGAGGCCAGCACGGCATGAAGGAAAGAACGAGAGTGGCAAGGTGAATGGTGAAGGTCATCGCTGAGCATGGGTACGATTAGCAGCTCTGGGAATCTCAGAATTGTGGTCGTTTCAGCGGAAGGGTGGTCAGGGACAACcagtccttcctttcttccaatcTGAGTCGGCCAAGGCCAGAGAGGGGGTTGATTggcccaaggccacatagctggAAAGCGGCAGAGACAAGGCTTGAACCTGTTGCTGCTCCACCTTCTCATTAAAGTCCACACAAAAAATAACCAGACTTGGCTCTGATGTCTGTCAAGTGTGGGGAACTTCTGCGGAACGTAATTAAGGAGGCGAGGGGGCCCCAGAAACCTAATTTCGTGGCTCTCCTAATACATGGAGAACGTGCCCCTTCCCCTCGGTATTCCCCATTCTagctgttttttctctttgtctttgatgaaACAGGTGGTTGTAGACACgtgaagtgttttttaaaaaatagtaaaaccaaCCTTGTGAATCAAAGAACACCAAGAACAGGAGACTGGTTATCCTTACCTCTCCTGTGGCTTGAGTGATTAAACATTCACAGAAACAATTTTGCCCAACCAGGTAGAAAAATCAGCGAATTCATCTTGGAAGCCTCAGTCACTTCAGCTAACTGCATGTTTGCGGCTCAGTTTTTCCATTCATCAGCCCCAAAGCATGCACTCACTTCCCCATTCCACAAGCACTTATCCAGCCATGCTGGGAAGCAGAACAGAGTGGTTAAAGTTTTGGGCTCTGGACCCCGAATGCCTGGGTTCAGATTTGCTTAATGTGTGACCAAGTTCCACCTTTCTGTTCTACGGTtccctcatatgtaaaatggagatggtaaCAGTTCCCATCTCCTAGGATTCAAGAAAGTGACTCCTGTGTGGCGCTTCAAACTGGGCCCGCTTGCTCGAAAAATGTAGCTGGTGTTTTTTTGAACCCTGCTACGAGCTGGGCACCGGGTCACCCCCGGGAGCGCACGCGCAGCCTGGCTCTGCGCTCGGGCCGGCTGAAAACGCGAGGCGCCCGGACTCACCCCGTTCGAGGAACGTGCCGCTGAGATCCAGGACCTCGAGCGTGGCCAGGGGCGCGCCCTCTTCTCCAGCGAACGCCGCCTCGGCGATGCCCCCCCGGGCGCCGCGACCCAGCGCGGTGCAGGAGAGGTTGAGGAGCCGCAGCGCGGGGAGGCAGGCGAAGGCCCGGGGCTGCAGCGCCTGCAGCGGATTCCCCGCGAGCTCCAGGGCGCGGAGGCTGCTCAGCACGGGCACGGCGCACCGCGGCGGAGCGGCCAGCCGGTTGTAGCTGAGGTCCAGGGTGTGCAGCCCCGCCGGCCCGCCCGGGCCCCAGCGCAGCGCAGCGATGCGGTTGTGGCGCAGGGTCAGCACCTGCAGCTGCTCCAGGTGGCCGAGCTCGGATGTGCTCAGGGCGCGCAGCAGGTTGTGGCTGGCGTCGATGCTGCGCAGTGTGCGCGGTAGGCAGCCGGGCAGGCGCTCCAGGTTGCGGTTCGCCAGGGTCAAGGCCGTCGCACCCGCGGCAGGCAGCCCCTCGCAGGGCGAGTCGGTGGCGTTGCTGCCACTGCTCCCCCAGGGGCCCTGCTGAGTGACCCGAAAGAGCGGGACCTTCCTCTGGGGAGGGTCTGCCCAGCTGGGGCGCAGCAccgtcagcagcagcagcagcagcagggtttgccGCATGGCGTCTGGGGAGAGAACAGCAGGACGCCCATCAAATCCACAGGAATCCCCGCACAAAGAGTCAGATGCGCGTCCCAACCCCACCTCCAGGGCTCTGAGGAGGAGCACAGGCGCTGGATGTTCCCTGAAGGGCAGGGAGACGTTCGCAGAGTCGCCTGGTGTGCAGTGACCTCTCCCCTGTCTGCTTTTGCCCTGTCGTCTCCCCTAGGAGCACTGTGGTACCCCCTGCTCTTCCTCCCCTCAGGGCTGCCTTTTGCTTTTCTCGTGAGAGGGAGGCCTTCTTCATCTGTCCAGTCTGGGCCTGAATCTCTCAACAACTCCCTCCGTCTATGTACCCCCATCCTGTGAGCTTCTACAGGAAAGGGATGTCCCCTTTATTGCTGCAAACTCTCCCCAGGTAAACAGTCACTACTGCTCCATAAACGTGAATGCCTTCAGTTAGGAGGACAGAAACATGAACTCGAGGAAGATTTTGTCCATTCAACAACTCTCAGTTACCCCGCTTTTCCCCATTAGAACTGCCCAGCCACAGGAGAGTCCTAGTTTGCCTAAAATAAATCCTGGAGTCCGTTTCTTGGGAGCATGCTCAGGGTTGCAGAAGAACAAGCCCTGTGAACCCTGGAGTCAAACATTTCCTGGTCCCATGTGGGTTCCAACAAAAGCCAGAGCCCCCGGTATTAGCCCTGCCCAGGAGGGATGGCTGAGAGCTGCTAGTTGTGGAATTTCTGGAGTACCTAGGGTTGCACAGGTCAGCCAGGAGATCAAGCAGAGGAAGATCCGGCAGCCATGGGCTAGCTTGGGAGTGGCAAAGATGCTGTTAACCAGGCCCCGGCCCTGAGGTCACTGCTCCATATCCCTCATCACTGCAGATGTGTATTCCTGCCCCAGC
This window of the Nomascus leucogenys isolate Asia chromosome 11, Asia_NLE_v1, whole genome shotgun sequence genome carries:
- the LRRN4 gene encoding leucine-rich repeat neuronal protein 4, whose protein sequence is MGKTGVSQALSGWGLWERGSWETGLPLEFIAELLSKSVVPRIYKTKLRASEVHPEEPHSKGPLPDAMRQTLLLLLLLTVLRPSWADPPQRKVPLFRVTQQGPWGSSGSNATDSPCEGLPAAGATALTLANRNLERLPGCLPRTLRSIDASHNLLRALSTSELGHLEQLQVLTLRHNRIAALRWGPGGPAGLHTLDLSYNRLAAPPRCAVPVLSSLRALELAGNPLQALQPRAFACLPALRLLNLSCTALGRGARGGIAEAAFAGEEGAPLATLEVLDLSGTFLERVESGWIRDLPKLTSLYLRKMPRLTTLEGDIFKMTPNLQQLDCQDSPALASVATHIFQDTPRLQVLLFQNCNLSSFPPWTLDSSQVLLINLFGNPLTCSCDLSWLLTDAKRTVLSRAADTVCAPAAGSSGPFSASLSLSLSLSQLPGVCQSDQSTTLRASHPPCFNRSTYAQGPTVAPSAAPATRPAGDQQSVSKARNVGARTLAAWPHSDAREGTAPSTTNSVAGHSNSSVFPRAASTTRTQHRGEHAPGLALEPDISAASTPLASKLLGPFPTSWNLISSPQPGQRTHATPQAPNPSPSEGEIPVLLLDDYSEEEEGRKEEVGTPHQDVPCDYHPCKHLQTPCAELQRRWRCRCPGLSGEDTIPDPPRLQGVTETTDTSALVHWCAPNSVVHGYQIRYSAEGWAGNQSVVGVIYATARQHPLYGLSPGTTYRVCVLAANRAGLSQPRSSGWRSPCAAFTTKPSFALLLSGLCAASGLLLASTVVLSACLCRRGQTLRLQRCGTHLVAYKNPAFDYPLGLQTVS